CCGAACCAAACAAACGTGAAttattttctttcaaccaaacaaatgtggatgaaaaattatttttttttctataaattaaatagtacaaaatgtgaaaaaaaattcctttttttataattttttttttttacgataTTTCATTGACTCAAACGGACCCCAAACTCGACTAAATTTGATgccaaaatttcttttttttatgaagGGCGTAAACGCCAAAATTTCAGGCATGTTGGCAGAAGGCCGCTAAATTGGCCCGGGGAGAGTAGAGATAATGAgacgtatatatataataaataagaaagaaaatggtGAATAACTAGGTAAAACTGGCTAATTGGCTATAGGAAGATGGAAGTTGGAGGAGACGATTACGATTATGGAGCCTTCATTCAGCGAATAGAGCTGCGACCAACACCTCGTGCTCCCGAAGAGCCTTCACTCCCCCTGCAGGGACTCACTTTTGCAGTCAAAGATATGTatgctcttcttctcttcttcctcctatCTCTCGCCACTCTTTTCTTATGTCTCTCCTTTCTTTAGTTGTTTTCTCTCTCACGATATCTTTTCTTTGTTTATGGTTCCTACTACATTTTAAGCATAACACAATGTCCTATTAATCTCAAGCAATGTTCTATTTATCGATTCTTCTGCAGTTTTTATCTTATGCTCGTAGTTTCAGAAGGTGACCTCTAGATTTACACAATTTTGGTTCGACTGCAAATCAAATTGGGTGAAGTAAACATATTAGGCCTTGTTTGGTGTAGTTGCCATTTTTGCAGTCTCTTCAAAcacaaattatatattattggatATGCTGGTGACAGCAACGATACCAGACAAGAACACCATGATGAAAGATCCGCCATCTATTCATGTGGCTGATTAAATTGTTTTCACTCGAAATATCTCTAAAGTCGTAGCCAAGGCCGGGGGACAAAATTTCTCAATTGTTATGATCGTAGGCAGAACCGGTATTCCTTTACTAATTAGATTTACAGCCGAACTGTGGTTACATCAATCCAAAAGCCCCCTCTGCAGAATTTCGACTTTGTTTGCAGATTTGATATCAACGGCTATGTCACTGGGTTCGGCAATCCTGATTGGGCGAGGACGCATGCAGCAGCTACTTCGACATCTCCTGTTGTTCTTGCAATTCTGGCAGCGGGTGCTATTTGTGTTGGTAAAACTATCATGGATGAAATGGCCTACAGGTTAGATTATTGTATATCACCCTTTAAATCATTTTGGAGATTTGAATAGAATATCTTGAAAATTTCTGCCTTCTTTATGATGAGTTCGTCATTTAGAACTACCTTTCACTCttgatttttttgtatattgtgATCGTTTTGAAGCTTTTATGCACAGTATAAATGGGGAAAATAAGCATTATGGCACGCCCACTAATCCGTGTGCCCCTGATCGAGTTCCTGGAGGATCATCCAGTGGATCTGCTGTGGCAGTCGCGGCGAAGCTCGTTGACTTCTCTCTAGGTTTTTGTCCTGCACGCTCCTTTTTTGctgattttctttattttgttgtGATGGTTGCTGCAACAGCTATTTTTTGTACTACTGTTTTACAACCACGTGTAATTTCTGCTAGCATATATGCTATTTTTCTGCAAGCTGTGGTGATTTCATTTGTCGTCTTGCAGTTTGCTTGTCATTTTCTGGTTGATCCTCCTAATTTTTTCTTGGTGTCTGTAATAGGTACTGACACTGGTGGAAGTGTTCGGGTACCTGCTGCATATTGTGGCATTTTTGGGTTTCGGCCTTCACATGGCATTATTTCTACTATGAATGTCATTCCGATGGCTCAAATCTTTGATACTGTTGGTAAATTCTTAGCACTggaaacataaaaatataaaaatcctTGGTTCTTCATTTTCTAGAATTACTACAATCTGTTATGTTGAACTACAAAATTTTCTACTTCAAAATTACTAGCAACTTAATGTAATAAGTGTTACATTAACCTTTAAGAAAGTCAACTTAGaaattatttcatattcttTAAACTTGCTACTACACTATAAGGATACGCTAAAGAAAAGATTCTATGCATTTTCCACCAGTATAATAAAGCTGGAAAGATCAATGATCTAGCAAGTACTAGTAAAGTACATTTTCTATCAGGTTAGTTTGGCTGGTGTTGTCTAAAAGAACTTTCTTTCTGATTTTGGcccaaaaagaaaatacttttatattGTATTGCATTGCTGCCTAAGTCTGATATGTTGAAGTCAGATTTTGTACTTGCATAGAGGCCAGCTGGTTATATTCGGTCATAACAAAAGTGCTATCTCTAAAAGCCGAGAAGAAACCCTAACACTAGCCTTGGTGACAACTTTGGAGTTCACAGGAGCATCTGTCACTAACTTCTATTGTGCTTCTTGATCAATATCTTTTGCCTTGCGAACACCATCCAAATATGAATTATATCTTTTCACTACATGCGCACACTAAGCAATAAGAAGTATAATACTTATTATACTTAAAGGAGAACTTCAAATCATGCacgaaacaaaaaatttataagtataaacttTGTGGTTAGAAAGTTACTAGCCAACCCAATTTTTTTCATTCTCTTTCTCATTATTAGTGAtagttaggcttcgtttgggattgcgggaagattgcgttacgtgcggtgagaaagtatgttggaaaaatatcctgtttgttttcgtatgtaatattgcgttcccaatatcacgatgagtcggttactatgtattttctgcggtcccaccggagaacgcagaagcatatctctatatgctttttcctcaactcaattttatctaatagcgttagatagacctcaataccaaactaagccttagaaTATGAAAGGTTATATGAATATAATCTTATTTGTTATTGGCATGATTTTTTCTCCTTAGTCCTCCATCCTTTCCATTATACCGACTGCTATATCTTATTTACTACTCTCCTTACTACCGTTTGCCTATGGCTATCACTCCGCTCACTTCCACTACTCCTTTCTTGCCTCTTTTTCCATCTCCTATGGACATTGCATCCTCGATTTCAATTTGATTCGGTTTGTATCTTTCTCTTTGTGGTTGTTAATTCCCCCTCTTTCCTTTCCGACTTATTTCTCCTTTAagtctccttctctctctccttttatgGAACACACCTTATTTCCTACTCTCTCGTATGCTCTACCTCTTCTACTCTCTCCAATTCCCCTCTCCCCTTCACCCTCTTCCCCTTCCCATTATTCTTTGTCTGTTTTCTTTATTAGCCTGTCTAGGTCATAGGACTtgattatctaaaatttttttttgctcttacTATGATATGATTAATCAGACAAATTGTAGCATACTGAACTTCTgaagttatgaagttacggtgtatgcTAGCTTGGAAAGCCATTGGAATGggtccggtgaagttcgggagcattcgggtgtgTTCGGCGCGCGTTGGGCGCGAAAAAGGAACCcgaaggctatgttggaccgtgGACTAAATCCGACATAAGCGTGGATGAAGAGATGATGTAAATACGCTCAAAAATATGTTTTGGGGATCTCGGTACGATTAGAAGTGAATCGAAGACCCACGGAGCGAAAATGGACCAAAACAGAGTGAAATCGGCGAATGCTAAAATTTGCAGTTTTTcgggacctacggggtccggaccccgagagcgaAAAACACCCAATTTGGGCTGTGCATGAATGGGAGAGTTAAGGGTTTTCAGCATTTTGTGCAAATAGGATTAAAAGAGAGGGttgcttctctttctcttttcttctcatttctctcaaacccaacccaaacacttccctctctctctctaagcctcctcatcctctctcttcaaggaggagagcaaaagaagaagaagaaggagaagaggttTGAAGGAGGGATCATctacctcttcttctccttccttggccattggagcaagcttggaggtaTGCTTTTGGAACTCCCTCATGGTGATTTCTTAGGGTTTGATTTAAATACTCTAAGAGTGGATTTAGTTGGAACCCTAGGAGCTAGTAAGATGCTAATTGCTTGAATCTAAGATCCATTTGAGGTGCTCTCGCAATAGTGAACACCTAGGGCTCCAAAGTGGGGGTTTTGTGAAagattagggtttgatctaaattaaccttgtagaaacctaattgctagatatacgaacgcgtcggcgaagtcggttcggcgattcgtcgagcctacgcgaagttatggGGAAAAAGGACTGTTAGAGCtttgtttccgcctggaaggccgaggcgacgtccaaaaatcacaagaacgGATCCGGAGCACCGTGGCGGCTAGCTGTAGACCTTAAATCTTCGGATTGCGGATTGGTGATCGTTTGGTGGCCGACTGCGAGTTTGAGTTGAACCGAGCGGCGGGTGCCGCGGgtggccgattgcaagtgactacaagcaatcggaacgcgataacatgtgggttgtgcttaccgaagcgactaggttgcCTCCATGTCGAAGTGGAGTATAAgttcttgttgatgcatatgtatgGGCATGATGGCATTGCAATTATGCTAGACAGAAATGTATGcatgtaaacctaattactTGGTTTAGAGATTTATGCatgtgaatttgcatgctaGATGGAGAATGTATATGCATGATAGCATCATATGAATCATAGTAGATGATAGTTGATTATGCTAATTGATAATGGCATATTGATTCATGGAAAATATATGCTAGTGATAGTTTCATGTTGATATGCAATAGAACATGCTCGAGCATATAAGTAAATGGTAACATGTTATAGATCATGTTAGAAGGAACATACATGTTGGCATTGTAAGCATGTGATAGAGAATATGTAATTATagaaactcgatgtggacaattaggtgtcgaatagattgagtggcatcgaacctagtgttattaaacataggtcgggtatgaacctagtgtcgtgaatctaggatggataagaatgaTATAGAATCTAGTGTTATGGAACATAGGTTGaaaatgaacctagagtcaaatagatctaggtgagtggcattaacctagtgtcgtgaacataggttgtggaTTGAGCCTAGAGTTAAGAAAACCTAGATTATGTGGTAAAGGCATTGAACCTCGAGTCAATTGGATCTAGGGTGGAAAgtacattggacctagataggtcgatattATAGGGTTTGAGACTACCCTAGAgacttggaaagtggattccggaatcccaggattGTGAACTCGATAGTTCTAGAGCAGTGGGGGTTGTGTGGCATGTTTCCCTCCCActggaagaacttcgaggatgaGCGTGAGGTTGATTCGAGGCCGCGGGTTGTGTGTGGCAGGTTCCCCTCCCGCTGGCAGAATCATGATTTGCTAGGGTGTGTGTGGCATGCTTccctccctatcgggggtcttgggcCGCGGGTTGTGTGTGGCATGTTCCCCTCCCCCGGAAAGATCCCTGACCatgggtgtacgcagctctgagCGACCCGTCGGTGGCGTGGattgtggattgaaggctgaggtgtatgcgagtgttccttcacctcgagccagacagagcgcggattatccgcagttgattgactcgagaccgagtcgggtggctagcttgaATAATGTAGACGGAACCTTAAGGGCTAGTTGTGAATAGCATgatctaaggtaatagaaaccttagaagctagatGGATGTGAGCTAGATAGCAAGATAGAAGTAGAATTGGTAAGTCTATTTATGatgttgcattattgcatgactCGCATgtagcatggcattattgcatttgtgaggcaaagtatggtattgttagttgcataattaagatgttatatctatctgcttattgAACTTAACATGTTGTTGCCTCttttggacctgttggtcgagcttctcccttgggtggccgtacccattgggaactatggagttagttttcaccccacgttgctttggggtgttacaagtttgcacgtgagcggcgcggcgacgcgaggaaagggcgtaactCCGTAGGTAGCGCCCTACCCCGAGatcagagatagcggtaccccgaggtggtctagcttaggggttaggaaagaatgaaacaaacttgtaataaatttgtaatagatcctgattgtatttggaagtggAATGTAAACtggtgaatgcatgtaataacttagctgtttatgtttttgatacttccttatgcaatttgtatgttgaatatctttcctggttggaacctcttgtattgtattgattgcgacgcctagaacgtataggggaaactctgtccgttcggcggtctgtcggcgtacccgaacccgaccaaataggcggggcacggggcgtgacacaaattGAGCTACAAAAGCGTTTGATCGTAGCTGCTTCTTTCTCTCTAGCTGCTCTCCCTTTACCTCTTGGTGATGATGCCTCCGCATCTTTGGTTTCTTCTCCTGCCTCGTTAGATATTGATTTGTTGAAGTCTTTGTCAGATGATGCCTTTCATCAGATTGTTAGGGATTTTGTCTTGTTCATTTTCAATGTCTTCTAATCATTAGATGCTTGCTCGTGCCAATTTTTCAGTTTGTGGCAATCCTGCACTGGGGTTTAGCCGATTTTTATGTTGCAAGGTGGAGATAATGAGAATAGccttttttggttattttttaaatttctttattatttttcttcactCTAGGCAAGTTGTTGCACAAGGAGAAGCTTGTGCTTTTACTTTTCTAAAGTAGTACCTTGCTTTATGAGGATGATGCCAAATGTAGCTTTTTAAAGGGCATATTTTGGACAAAGGTGACGTGTTGACCTCTTGGGACTTTTTGAGAGAGTTTGTGACTTGTCATCTTTTTTGCTGTTAGGAGCCTTTTTTTCTTGtaactttcttttctttgcttttagTAAAATTTGTGTTATACCTGCTAattccaaaacaaaaaaaatttcctttcTTTGGGTTacttcatacaggtccctgcaaacatagtgaattgcaaattatatctctacaaagttcaactttcatatgttgtccctgcaaaagttctaatgttttcaaatatgtccctctggtttgtaACTATTAAAACACTATCTATTTTATAAGCgaaatgacctttttgccatcacaaatatgtccctccaaaagtcccaactgttaattgaagaggggtaaaaaggtcaattcacctcattaactaactatggttaagtatttaatctatggttaactaaaattttctaacggattctaacggcagggacatatttgaaaatatcatgacTTTTGCAgagataatatatgaaagttgaactttgtggcgatatatttgcaattcactatatttgcagggacctgtatgcaattgaccttattttttttatatgtatatatatatttttttcccgaAAAGCATGGTCAATAAACAAAATCAAACACGCGTCCCTTGGTCATCATAGAAAATGTGCAATTGGGAGCTTGTATCACCAAATAAAATTCCACTAATTGTTCATATATGCTCATTAAACACCTTATTTACCATGCCATGCTCACAGATTATGTTTACTTTAAATCTGTTTGATACTTGTACATACTATCATTCATTGTCAGGGCATCTATATAttatctgtgacgccccaacttcccagggggtcacccatccaaggactactcccgtcccagcacgcttaactctcttaacctcttgggccttgccaccacccaaaatgcttaagttgggttaagagtttagccctattatatttcatatataggattatctggggtctcacaatctcccatcttttaagccctgacgtcctcgtcaggctcagactcacaagtaccaggcgatgtgagactcgtctcgctagcccgtcatccagactctggcttagccgagactcatctcacacttccggctggtaattggctttGATATCATatatgacgccccaacttcccagggggtcacccatcctaggactactcccgtcccagcacgcttaactctcttaacctcttgggccttgccaccacccaaaatgcttaagccgggttaagagtttagccctattatatctcatatataggattatctggggtctcacattatCTAATAATTGTAAAGTTTTCTATTCCATCTCCTTTccttttcaaatatttaaatgaCCAATATATTCAATCTCTCTTTTACTATATCCCATCAATCTATACGCCTGTCCTTCCCATATACCTACTCGCTTGTGTCCATGGAGCTAAGAGGGCTCGAAGTTATTTTGGTTTTGCTACAAGAAACTAAGTATATGTCACTTTGCCATAAATCTGCCTGGTGGTTCGTCGACATATGCTGGATatgtgtgaaaaaaaaaagtttgtctATTGTACCTCTTatacaaattacaaattatgATTCGATACATTAAGATCAGCTTttgttgataattttttaaagcaTAGAAATAACTTCAAATTGTACTTGGATAAACAGTGCAGTAGTTATAcctttcaaattaaatttagcgGTTAATACAAAAGGCTGAGAAACAGGTTGAGAACGGGAGATGTAGGAACAATTGGGAAGatactattattttattccttctAATAGTGGGAAAATCAATTCCTTCAGACCCTTTGTGATTGGTGAGTCATGTGTTTCCAATCATCGAAGTACTTCTAAGCAATGGAATTAACATAAGATGATAACACAATTAGGGATCCTGACAAGCTTATTTTCGTACTTGATAATTTTGCAAATCTATGTGAAATCCTGCTACTTTCAATTATCAACTCAGTGAACATAAGGAAAAGTCCAAGAGAGCAGCGAAAATTTTCAACCACTTTTATGTTATGGAACAGATAAATAAAAGACAAAATTAGATGGTATGACAGTTTAATTTTCACTAATGTTGTTTAACTTATGTGCTACAATTGataatttcttttcttgtatTGTATCAGTATGAAACTACAAGATGTTGTCTTTTTATTACATATTTGCCAATGCGGTGCCAAATTGGATGGAATGCTCAATGTAATTCATGTTTGTTGGTTAGTTTGGCAAATGAAGTGATAAGATGTATGGAGAGATAGGAGAGTATAAGAAAGATAATTGATGGAACACATAGTGGGTTAGAATCATGTAATGATCAGCAAGATTTAAAATATCCACCGTACCGGTTGGCACGGGGCGATACGTATCGTGCCACCAATTAAAGGGCACGATCATAGTGGGTTAGAATCATGTAATGATCGGCAAGATTTAAAGTATCCACCTACTGGTCGGCACAGGGCGATACGTATCGTGCCACCAATTAAAGGGCACGATATAAAGGGGGTCTCTCTTAGAACCCCTGTGCCGCGATACCCAAAGGGTATCGTGCGAGAGCAAAGTGCCCCTACAGCAAAGTGCCCCTACATGCCTATAAGGGCACGCAACGTTTTaagtttttacctttttttggCTTTGGGTTTaagtttttaccctttttttgcTTTGGGCCTACttttggatattttttttttgtgtgccTTACACACATCCCTCTTTCTCGTTCTTTTCTACCTTCTCTTTCCCTCAACTCGCTCTTTTAGTCTTTTCTTgtcttctctctatctctctctctttttttctttctatttttcctcccttttcttattataactttttctataatttcttcTTTCAATTTCTTCTATTTCTACTTTATTTTCTACTTTGATCGCTTTGATCTTAAAAGACAAGGCAAAGAAATAGCAAAGTTaatcgattttttatttttattttctatgagctatagttatattttactttacatatataaaaaatctattactGTATTAATTGCTGAGTGTTGTAAGCTATATATAggcaatatttataattatttttctaaatctttcaaaatagccttataagagtttattaggAACTTCTCTAAAAACATAGAGTTTATTAGGaacaaaagaatttaaaaaaaatcgtgCCAAAGTGTGCCattaggaggtcatgcgtatttATCTGCACACAAGAGTGCCATGTATCGGTACGGAGGCGTGCCTGTGCCGTATCATGCTAGGCAACAACCGGCACGCTCCTATATCacgacactttaatccttgatgATTGGTCTCTATTTTAAATGGTTTCTCGTTTTTACCTTTATTCTAATTGTTTCATCCAGGATGGTTTGCTAGAGATCTCACTACTTTAACTCAAGTAGGCAGAGTTCTGTTGCCATTGCCTATTGAAGCTACCAAGAAAGCTAGTCGCATTGTAATTCCTACGGATGGCTTTGAACTTTTATGTTCTTCAAGTGACAAAACTTATCATATCCTTAATGCATCAGTTGAAAAGATATTTGGATGTAAGTGCTTTTTCCATCTATAATActaatatttctaattttcttgCTTTTGGGTTCACTAATATGTTTTATCtggaattttgatttttgtaggTGATATAATAGACAATGAGAACCTTGGTGAGTACATCTCTAAGAATGTTCCGAGCATAGGAAATTTTATCAGTAGTGTCCTTGAAAATCAGGCATGTAAAATACCAGCCTTGGCAGCTCTTTCACATTCAATGCGGTTGCTTCAAAGGTGACACTTGTCCAACTGATTTTTTTATGAATTATGAAGTCATTTAATTGTTTTTATATGGAGTTTTGCGTTTTGGCATGCAATAGAGCATGTGAACTAACAAAAAACTAGACGATTCGTGGAATAAAGGCACTTATCTCAACACTAATGAGTTAGTTGCATACACTTTTGCTAGGATGGCAACATAAGATTTGGGGTGGGGGATTTGGGTTGTGGTTGGAGGCGGCCATatgtatttaaatataattgatAGAATGAAACACAATCACTATAAAGATATAGCGTGATTTTTACATGGTTTGACAATTTGCCTACGTCTGTGCAAATTCTTCTCTTGGTATCATAGTAAGACCAAACTGCTATACCAAAATTAAGAGCTCCTAGGAATATGATTCACTCAATGTCCCTTAAATACAACCTTAGCACTCAAAGCTTAAAAATTTCACTTAGTTCACTAACTATTTTAACACTAAGAGAATTTGACCACTAAAATCATTATCTATTAATGTTCCAACAATCTTCTTAAATGAGATCATCAACCCCATATCCAGAGTTGTCATAAAAGACATTGTTTGTTAAAATTCGACCTCACAATCTACAAAAGTATCAGTCTCCGAAATCCTATCCTGCATGACTTAAAGTATTGCGAAGTAATGGCTAGTAATACAATTTTTCTTATTGGCCATTCCATCATACTACTGCTATGCAATTATAGCTCAACCTGGTCAGCAAGTTTAAAGTGcagtggcacgggggcgtgccgttatgtccctggcacggtacggcacaggcacgcttgcgtgccgacacgtggcacgcttgcgtgccaacacgtggcacgcttgcatgctgatagatacgcatgacctcctactgacacgttttggcacggacttatttcagtttttttagttccaataaactcttataatgttattttgaaagattcaaataaataattatgaatatttattatgtataccttactatactcatcaattaatatgcatgtaagctttttgtaaataaaatacaattatacctgatgtagaatagaaattaaaatacaataataaaattcacaagtacaataattatttaaatttacatctttatataGAGATAACTGCTTAATTCGACATAGATCGTCGCGCTTGATCATATGGCGTATTGTCATCTgtagatacaagatttatttaacaatgttgatataagtattgctggtatttgtgagaaagtcatatatttctaatattatatccatattttttgttcttttattctttttaaaaatatatgatcaaaatttgtttaggagatcgattTTTGTTCCCTTGATTCACCGAAAGCTTTGCGGTGCGACAAgttttgacaaaatattttgcgaagaaaaaatggaaGTCAGTGGTTCGAGGGGGGTGCGGGGGGCGAACCCCCCGACAGTATGGATTAGATATgtcaattaaaattttgctcctatattgataaataaaaagttaaaaaaaaggcatccgccaaaaagcaaaaaaaaagttgaaaaaaagacaacaaagtgaaaaaaaagacaAGATAGGTGACCCGGGGGGGAGGGGCTCGATACCCtagagaacaaaagaaaaaagaaaaagccaaaaaaaagccaaaaaaaaaaatgaagttgcGGCACCGCACAGTGCTGCGGCACCCTCACacgtgccgctttgtctcgtGTGGCACGTGCGGGGTACCGCGGCACAcagggggggtccgagaccccccctaTACTGTGCCCCTTTCTTAGGGGCATAGAACGTGCCGCACCATGCCGATACTTTAATCCTTGCTTGTCAGCAGGTTTGCTTACATGGCTTATGAAAAACCATCCATGCTGACTCTTGCATGGCAACAATGTTTAGTTGTAGTGGCTACTAAACATCCTGTTGGGCCAACAAATTGTATTGTTGGTCTAAGCAGTACAAGTTGTGTTAGGCAAAAAATTTTGCTCTGGACTTGATGTCAAGCCACCCAAAATGTTCTGGGTTTCCACTTCCATGTAGGACATTTGATCAAATTTTAGTCGGTTTTCGCactttaaaatctgaaatttctAAGTCGAACTTTGGCTAATTGAATTTGGCCATAAATAGTGTACATAATGGCTGTAGGTGTTATTCCCCCAAAAGCAAGCGAGGGATGTGCTAAGACTCACCACATATATAGGAGGATCCCCGTGCATGCATGACATCATAATGCTGAGCGTTGAACCTGTTTATGATTTGTATATAATGAACTAGTGATGGTGACATAGGACAAGTATAGAGAAACTAGATAAAGCATGCAAATTTGATATTCTCAACATTTCGGATTCATTCGAGTTTCGAAAGCAAGTTATTtcaaagaataagaaaataagaataattaagaTAAATACTAATGAAAACGAGTTTTAAAGAAGAGAAGGATCGAAAATTATGTTGCATTGTTCCATGAGAATCATTTTGTAGTTATGTGTGTACTCATGGATTGCTTGGAAATTCTTGAAAAGTCATTTGTTGCTTCTACGATATTCTAGAGTTGTAGGTTTAGATTAGGAAAAAGCATGATCAAATAGTAGGACAATTTTGGACTTGCAGAGAAAAAAGGGGCGAGATAGGATAAGATCTAGATAAATTGACGTATTCGGAGAAATCAGGACAAAATCTTGTTTGAAGTGTTAAACATCAGGATGAAGAATAGGCAGAGATTAGCAAACGTTGGAACTACGAGGGACGTTTTAGATGAAACACAAAAAAAGGCCAATATTCCTCTTGTATGGCA
This genomic window from Ananas comosus cultivar F153 linkage group 3, ASM154086v1, whole genome shotgun sequence contains:
- the LOC109707619 gene encoding amidase 1 isoform X1 → MEVGGDDYDYGAFIQRIELRPTPRAPEEPSLPLQGLTFAVKDIFDINGYVTGFGNPDWARTHAAATSTSPVVLAILAAGAICVGKTIMDEMAYSINGENKHYGTPTNPCAPDRVPGGSSSGSAVAVAAKLVDFSLGTDTGGSVRVPAAYCGIFGFRPSHGIISTMNVIPMAQIFDTVGWFARDLTTLTQVGRVLLPLPIEATKKASRIVIPTDGFELLCSSSDKTYHILNASVEKIFGCDIIDNENLGEYISKNVPSIGNFISSVLENQACKIPALAALSHSMRLLQRFEFKANHGEWIYAVRPNLGPGIQERVSEVLTTKYENMECCYGIRAELQACLTGLLGDSGVLAIPTVPGPPPKLSMEAAALEDFRARAFCLLSIAGMSGFCQISIPLGMHNNLPVSVSLLAKQGADHFLLSIATELYAALKEQASMVWESDNSTA
- the LOC109707619 gene encoding amidase 1 isoform X3, which produces MEVGGDDYDYGAFIQRIELRPTPRAPEEPSLPLQGLTFAVKDIFDINGYVTGFGNPDWARTHAAATSTSPVVLAILAAGAICVGKTIMDEMAYSINGENKHYGTPTNPCAPDRVPGGSSSGSAVAVAAKLVDFSLGTDTGGSVRVPAAYCGIFGFRPSHGIISTMNVIPMAQIFDTVGDIIDNENLGEYISKNVPSIGNFISSVLENQACKIPALAALSHSMRLLQRFEFKANHGEWIYAVRPNLGPGIQERVSEVLTTKYENMECCYGIRAELQACLTGLLGDSGVLAIPTVPGPPPKLSMEAAALEDFRARAFCLLSIAGMSGFCQISIPLGMHNNLPVSVSLLAKQGADHFLLSIATELYAALKEQASMVWESDNSTA
- the LOC109707619 gene encoding amidase 1 isoform X2, whose product is MIVGRTGIPLLIRFTAELWLHQSKSPLCRISTLFADLISTAMSLGSAILIGRGRMQQLLRHLLLFLQFWQRVLFVLVKLSWMKWPTAFMHSINGENKHYGTPTNPCAPDRVPGGSSSGSAVAVAAKLVDFSLGTDTGGSVRVPAAYCGIFGFRPSHGIISTMNVIPMAQIFDTVGWFARDLTTLTQVGRVLLPLPIEATKKASRIVIPTDGFELLCSSSDKTYHILNASVEKIFGCDIIDNENLGEYISKNVPSIGNFISSVLENQACKIPALAALSHSMRLLQRFEFKANHGEWIYAVRPNLGPGIQERVSEVLTTKYENMECCYGIRAELQACLTGLLGDSGVLAIPTVPGPPPKLSMEAAALEDFRARAFCLLSIAGMSGFCQISIPLGMHNNLPVSVSLLAKQGADHFLLSIATELYAALKEQASMVWESDNSTA